A region from the Vicia villosa cultivar HV-30 ecotype Madison, WI linkage group LG3, Vvil1.0, whole genome shotgun sequence genome encodes:
- the LOC131661067 gene encoding TOM1-like protein 5 codes for MAAELVNAATSDKLSETDWARNIEICELVARDKRQARDVVKAIKKKLGSKHPNTQLYAVTLLEMLMNNTGEHIHEQVIDIGIIPILVKIVKKKSDLPVRERIFLLLDATQSSLGGASGKFPQYYHAYYDLVNAGVQFTQSAQVVESNHASSQPSSTGSIPNREQAPPRLEAVVPQAESKTVPESSIIQKAGNALEVLKEVLDAVDAQHPQGASDEFTLDLVEQCSFQKQRVMHLVMASRDERTVSRAIELNEQLQKVLARHEDLVSGRTTTTTANEQVPEVLPRHDNIVSGRVTTTSNEQFPKVLPRRGDLVSGRVTTNANEQLPKVLPKRDDVVSGRATEAVATHFDLDESEEEEEAEQLVRRLRKGKACARPEDEQTETDISRMRMNGERLNRPLIRPLSSEPSREAYNPAPPPALIPPPRPKQTEELPHVAIPPPPAKHIEREKFFQENKDASNLSGHVRGLSLHSRNGSSSRSGSFDFRD; via the exons ATGGCAGCTGAGTTAGTCAACGCTGCAACAAGCGACAAATTATCTGAAACTGATTGGGCAAGAAATATTGAAATATGTGAGCTGGTTGCACGTGATAAAAG GCAAGCTAGAGATGTTGTTAAAGCTATCAAGAAGAAACTCGGAAGCAAACACCCAAACACTCAACTTTATGCTGTCACG TTGCTGGAAATGTTGATGAACAATACTGGAGAGCATATTCATGAGCAAGTGATTGATATCGGAATTATTCCTATTCTAGTGAAAATCGTGAAGAAAAAG TCTGATTTGCCTGTGAGAGAGAGGATATTTCTCCTACTAGATGCCACACAATCATCTCTTGGTGGTGCTTCTGGAAAATTTCCTCAATATTATCATGCATATTATGATTTGGTG AATGCCGGAGTGCAGTTTACTCAAAGTGCTCAAGTGGTCGAATCAAATCATGCTAGTTCACAACCTAGTAGTACTGGTAGTATACCAAACAGGGAGCAGGCTCCACCTAGACTTGAAGCGGTTGTACCACAAGCAGAGTCCAAGACAGTTCCTGAATCTAG TATTATTCAAAAGGCTGGTAATGCATTGGAAGTTTTAAAAGAAGTCCTTGATGCTGTTGATGCTCAACATCCTCAG GGAGCAAGTGATGAATTCACCCTTGACCTTGTAGAACAATGTTCATTTCAGAAGCAAAGGGTAATGCATCTTGTGATGGCTTCTCG AGATGAGAGGACAGTTTCTCGAGCAATTGAACTAAACGAacagcttcagaaagttcttgcAAGACACGAAGACCTTGTTTCTGGCAGAACTACAACAACAACTGCAAATGAACAGGTTCCAGAAGTTCTTCCAAGACATGATAACATTGTATCCGGAAGAGTTACAACAACTTCTAATGAACAGTTTCCAAAAGTTCTTCCAAGACGCGGTGATCTTGTTTCTGGCAGAGTTACGACAAATGCTAATGAACAACTTCCAAAAGTTCTTCCGAAACGCGATGATGTTGTATCTGGCAGAGCTACAGAAGCTGTTGCTACTCATTTCGACCTCGATGAATCAGAGGAGGAAGAAGAGGCTGAACAGTTAGTAAGAAG ATTACGCAAAGGAAAGGCTTGTGCAAGACCTGAAGATGAACAAACTGAAACCGACATCTCTCGCATGCGTATGAACGGGGAGAGACTCAACCGTCCTTTAATACGGCCACTATCCTCAGAACCATCTCGAGAAGCTTACAATCCTGCTCCTCCACCGGCTTTAATCCCTCCTCCACGCCCAAAACAGACCGAGGAGCTTCCTCACGTGGCGATTCCACCACCACCTGCAAAACACATTGAGAGGGAGAAATTTTTTCAGGAAAACAAGGATGCTTCTAATCTATCTGGCCACGTGAGAGGTCTCTCTTTACATAGTCGTAACGGAAGCAGCTCTCGCAGTGGAAGCTTTGATTTTAGAGACTGA